A genomic window from Flavobacterium johnsoniae includes:
- the infB gene encoding translation initiation factor IF-2: MSEERVIRINKVLRELNISLERAVDYLKDKGIAIDANPNAKISDSEFNILQSQFAGDKGNKEASKEVGEEKRKEKEALRVEREKEIEDKRRQEEERQKQQEIIKARAVVSGPVQVGKIDLNPKKPAITPSEETVKAEEPKAVVAPVQPEKPVQNETVKSEPVVTPVPEAKKEEPVITEKKEAKVESSKVAQEPIVSTDPTTSEETITTQYQKLSGTTLTGQTIDLSQFNKPKKKKEDPKAAQNNKPGTPGVGGNNANKNKRKRIAPKPGTPGAPKPVGGNNAPGTPNPNKITPNNNGGGFNANRSQRPGFVKGNRPAIVAKVEPTEEEVKNQIRETLEKLQGKGGKSKAAKYRRDKRETHRQKSDDEQRALDEGSKTIKVTEFVTVGEIAIMMDVPITKVIGTCMSLGIMVTMNQRLDAETLTIVADEFGYEVEFITVDIEEAIEVVEDREEDLVTRAPIVTVMGHVDHGKTSLLDYIRKENVIAGESGGITQHIGAYGVTLDNGQKIAFLDTPGHEAFTAMRARGAQVTDIAIIVVAADDDIMPQTKEAISHAQAAGVPIIFAINKIDKPNANVDKIKERLAGMNLLVEDWGGKIQSHDISAKVGTGVKELLEKVLLEAEILDLKANPNKAAQGTVVEAFLDKGKGYVSTILVQQGTLKIGDYMLAGKHHGKVKAMHDERGHTVLSAGPSTPVSVLGLDGAATAGDKFNVFEDEKEAKQIASKRSQLMREQSVRTQRHITLDEIGRRIALGQFKELNVILKGDVDGSVEALSDSFSKLSTEEVQINIIHKGVGAITETDVNLASASDAIIIGFNVRPAGNARQLADKEEIDIRYYSIIYAAIDDLKDAMEGMLAPEMKEEVLGNAEIREIFKISKVGSIAGCMVTDGKILRTSKIRVIRDGVVVHTGELVALKRFKDDVKEVTKGYDCGIQIKGFNDIEINDVIEAYHEVAIKKKLK, from the coding sequence ATGTCTGAAGAGAGAGTAATAAGAATAAACAAGGTTTTAAGGGAATTAAATATTTCGTTAGAAAGAGCTGTAGATTATCTAAAAGATAAAGGAATTGCTATTGATGCAAATCCAAATGCAAAAATTTCTGATAGTGAATTTAATATCCTTCAAAGCCAATTTGCGGGCGATAAGGGGAATAAAGAGGCTTCTAAAGAGGTTGGAGAAGAGAAAAGAAAAGAAAAAGAAGCATTACGTGTAGAACGTGAGAAAGAGATTGAAGACAAACGCAGACAAGAAGAAGAGCGTCAAAAACAGCAAGAAATAATCAAAGCGAGAGCGGTTGTTTCGGGACCTGTGCAAGTTGGAAAAATTGACTTAAATCCAAAAAAACCTGCGATTACTCCTTCTGAAGAAACAGTTAAGGCTGAAGAACCAAAAGCTGTTGTTGCACCTGTGCAGCCAGAGAAACCTGTTCAAAATGAAACGGTGAAGTCGGAACCGGTGGTAACTCCAGTTCCAGAAGCCAAAAAAGAAGAACCTGTTATTACTGAGAAAAAAGAAGCTAAAGTTGAATCTTCTAAAGTAGCACAAGAACCGATTGTGTCTACTGATCCAACAACTTCGGAAGAAACGATTACAACGCAATATCAAAAACTTTCTGGAACTACTCTTACTGGACAGACAATTGATTTGTCTCAATTTAATAAGCCTAAGAAAAAGAAAGAAGATCCTAAAGCGGCTCAAAACAATAAGCCTGGAACTCCTGGAGTAGGCGGTAATAACGCAAATAAAAATAAGCGTAAAAGAATAGCTCCAAAACCAGGTACGCCTGGAGCGCCAAAACCTGTTGGGGGTAATAACGCGCCGGGAACGCCAAATCCAAATAAAATTACGCCAAATAATAATGGTGGAGGCTTTAATGCAAACAGAAGCCAGAGACCAGGTTTTGTAAAAGGAAACCGTCCTGCAATTGTTGCTAAAGTTGAGCCGACAGAAGAAGAAGTAAAAAACCAAATTAGAGAAACTCTTGAGAAACTTCAAGGGAAAGGAGGTAAATCTAAAGCGGCTAAATATAGAAGAGATAAAAGAGAAACACACCGTCAGAAATCTGATGATGAGCAAAGAGCTCTTGATGAAGGAAGTAAAACTATTAAAGTTACAGAATTCGTTACAGTTGGTGAAATTGCTATTATGATGGATGTGCCGATTACTAAAGTAATTGGAACTTGTATGTCTCTTGGAATCATGGTTACCATGAACCAACGTTTAGATGCTGAAACGTTAACGATTGTGGCAGATGAGTTTGGTTATGAAGTTGAATTTATCACAGTTGATATCGAAGAAGCTATTGAAGTAGTTGAAGATAGAGAAGAAGATTTAGTAACTAGAGCGCCGATTGTTACTGTAATGGGTCACGTCGATCACGGTAAAACATCTTTACTGGATTATATTCGTAAAGAAAATGTTATCGCTGGTGAGTCTGGAGGTATTACACAGCACATTGGAGCTTATGGTGTAACTTTAGATAATGGTCAAAAAATTGCATTCTTAGATACACCAGGTCACGAGGCGTTTACCGCGATGCGTGCACGTGGAGCTCAAGTTACGGATATTGCTATTATTGTTGTTGCGGCGGATGATGATATCATGCCACAAACGAAAGAAGCAATTTCTCACGCACAAGCTGCGGGAGTGCCAATTATATTTGCAATCAATAAAATTGATAAACCAAACGCAAATGTTGATAAAATTAAAGAGCGTTTGGCTGGTATGAATTTACTTGTTGAGGATTGGGGTGGAAAAATTCAATCGCATGATATTTCTGCAAAAGTCGGAACAGGAGTAAAAGAATTGTTAGAGAAAGTTTTATTGGAAGCTGAAATCTTAGATTTAAAAGCAAATCCAAATAAAGCGGCTCAAGGAACAGTTGTTGAAGCTTTCCTTGATAAAGGAAAAGGATATGTTTCTACAATTTTAGTTCAACAAGGGACATTGAAAATTGGTGATTACATGTTGGCTGGAAAACACCATGGAAAAGTTAAAGCAATGCATGATGAAAGAGGACATACAGTTTTATCTGCAGGTCCTTCAACTCCAGTATCGGTTTTAGGTTTAGATGGGGCTGCAACAGCTGGTGATAAATTCAATGTTTTTGAAGATGAAAAAGAGGCTAAACAAATTGCTTCTAAGCGTTCTCAATTAATGCGTGAACAATCAGTTCGTACACAAAGACATATTACTCTTGATGAGATTGGTCGTCGTATTGCTCTTGGACAGTTTAAAGAATTGAACGTAATTCTTAAAGGAGACGTTGATGGATCTGTTGAAGCATTATCAGATTCGTTCTCTAAACTTTCTACTGAAGAAGTTCAAATTAATATCATCCATAAAGGAGTTGGTGCAATTACAGAAACCGATGTTAACTTGGCTTCTGCATCAGATGCAATCATTATCGGATTTAACGTTCGTCCTGCAGGAAATGCTAGACAACTTGCTGATAAAGAAGAAATCGATATTCGTTACTATTCTATTATCTATGCAGCTATCGATGATTTGAAAGATGCAATGGAAGGAATGTTAGCGCCAGAAATGAAAGAAGAAGTTTTAGGTAATGCAGAAATTCGTGAGATTTTCAAAATTTCTAAAGTGGGTTCAATTGCTGGATGTATGGTTACAGATGGTAAAATCTTAAGAACTTCTAAGATCAGAGTTATTAGAGACGGAGTGGTAGTTCATACAGGTGAACTTGTGGCTTTAAAACGTTTCAAAGACGATGTTAAAGAGGTAACGAAAGGTTACGATTGCGGTATTCAAATTAAAGGATTTAATGATATTGAAATTAATGATGTTATTGAAGCATACCACGAAGTAGCAATTAAAAAGAAATTGAAATAA
- a CDS encoding DUF4920 domain-containing protein has protein sequence MKLGIYSVVLLLSFSSFCFGQEDVEKPAPPKGDALVGDYYGTDVSASSVGNAISVSELDDKLKKDDKIENVIVKGEVTGVCPKRGCWVSIKTEDGSSFFVKMKDYAFFVPTAAKGKNVVLEGVAEKKVTSVEELKHYAKDAKKTKAEIDAIKASKEEIRFMASGIKVVN, from the coding sequence ATGAAATTAGGAATATATTCAGTTGTTTTGCTTTTAAGTTTTTCTTCTTTTTGTTTTGGTCAAGAAGATGTAGAAAAACCTGCTCCGCCTAAAGGAGATGCTTTGGTGGGAGATTACTATGGGACGGATGTTTCGGCATCTTCGGTAGGTAATGCTATTTCGGTTAGTGAGCTAGATGATAAGTTGAAAAAAGATGATAAGATTGAAAATGTCATTGTAAAAGGAGAGGTGACAGGTGTGTGTCCAAAAAGAGGCTGTTGGGTAAGTATTAAGACGGAAGATGGTTCTTCTTTCTTTGTTAAGATGAAAGATTATGCTTTTTTTGTGCCTACTGCTGCGAAAGGAAAAAATGTTGTTTTAGAGGGTGTAGCGGAGAAAAAAGTTACTTCTGTCGAGGAATTAAAGCATTATGCAAAAGATGCTAAAAAAACAAAAGCAGAAATTGATGCGATCAAAGCGTCAAAGGAGGAAATACGATTTATGGCAAGTGGTATAAAAGTTGTGAATTGA
- a CDS encoding SPOR domain-containing protein, whose translation MRILSPSKKMLLAITTIAFSHNINAQDQNLTLNQDTKFEQLLNEKRKINTSINTNDTYRIQIFSGKSDEAKKTLSDFKRENSNIDGTIIFNTPNYKVIVGNFKTRIEAERNLAEIKKRYKTVFLLKPGR comes from the coding sequence ATGAGAATTTTAAGTCCTTCAAAAAAAATGTTATTAGCAATTACAACGATTGCTTTCTCACACAATATTAACGCACAAGACCAAAATTTAACATTGAACCAAGACACCAAATTTGAGCAATTGTTAAATGAGAAGCGTAAAATTAACACGTCAATAAATACAAACGATACTTACAGAATTCAAATCTTTAGCGGCAAAAGCGACGAAGCCAAGAAAACACTTTCAGATTTTAAACGAGAAAATTCTAATATCGATGGGACAATAATTTTTAACACACCAAACTACAAGGTAATTGTAGGTAATTTCAAAACTCGAATTGAAGCAGAAAGAAATTTAGCCGAAATTAAAAAAAGATACAAAACTGTTTTCCTACTTAAACCAGGAAGATAA
- a CDS encoding c-type cytochrome: MKKVGNHNSISRKLLFGLSLTLIFSLTSFAQDAAAPAAPEAAAAAPAAGGGDPVKGKELFNANCAACHKLDAKSTGPALRGVAAKHDMAWIYKWVHNSSDMIKSGDPVAVKLFEENNKSVMTSFPQLSEGDIDNIIAYTSEVKKDPVPAAGTAATPPGTNVEGGGISNNIILGALALVMAILVVMLFMVNKVLTKVANKNGIEVAPKEARTPIWKAFVKNQFLVLVTSIFLLLASGYFVYGYLMQVGVDQNYEPIQPIHYSHKIHAGDNEINCKYCHSAARVSKTAGIPSLNVCMNCHKNISEVAETTATPEYSKAFYDAQIQKLYDAVGWDKAKQAYTGKTQPVKWVRIHNLPDFVYFNHSQHVSVAGIECQTCHGPVQEFEIMKQYSKLTMGWCVDCHRKTDVKMEGNAYYDKIHAELSKKYGVEKLTAAQMGGLECGKCHY, encoded by the coding sequence ATGAAAAAGGTGGGTAACCATAATTCGATCTCAAGAAAATTGCTGTTTGGCTTATCGCTGACGTTAATTTTCTCCCTAACTTCATTTGCTCAAGATGCTGCTGCTCCGGCGGCGCCTGAAGCTGCGGCTGCTGCTCCAGCTGCGGGAGGCGGTGATCCAGTAAAAGGGAAGGAACTTTTTAATGCAAATTGCGCTGCATGTCACAAATTAGATGCTAAATCAACAGGTCCTGCTTTAAGGGGTGTTGCTGCTAAGCATGATATGGCTTGGATTTACAAGTGGGTGCATAACAGTTCTGACATGATTAAGTCAGGTGATCCTGTTGCTGTTAAACTTTTTGAGGAAAATAACAAATCTGTTATGACTTCTTTTCCTCAATTGTCTGAAGGTGATATTGATAATATTATCGCTTATACTTCTGAAGTTAAAAAAGATCCAGTTCCAGCTGCTGGTACAGCTGCAACTCCTCCTGGTACTAATGTTGAAGGTGGCGGAATTTCAAACAATATTATTTTAGGAGCTCTTGCTCTGGTAATGGCTATCTTAGTTGTGATGTTGTTCATGGTGAACAAGGTTTTAACTAAGGTTGCAAATAAGAATGGTATTGAGGTTGCTCCTAAAGAGGCTAGAACTCCAATCTGGAAAGCTTTCGTTAAAAATCAATTTTTGGTTTTAGTAACTTCTATCTTTTTGCTTTTGGCAAGTGGTTATTTTGTTTACGGTTACTTAATGCAAGTAGGTGTAGATCAGAATTATGAGCCAATTCAGCCAATTCATTATTCTCACAAAATTCACGCTGGTGATAACGAAATCAATTGTAAATATTGTCACTCTGCTGCACGTGTAAGTAAAACAGCTGGTATTCCTTCTTTAAATGTTTGTATGAACTGTCATAAAAATATTTCTGAAGTTGCTGAAACAACTGCTACTCCTGAGTACAGCAAAGCTTTTTACGATGCGCAGATTCAAAAATTATATGATGCTGTTGGATGGGATAAAGCAAAACAAGCTTACACTGGAAAAACGCAGCCTGTTAAATGGGTTCGTATTCATAACCTTCCTGATTTTGTTTACTTCAATCACTCACAGCACGTTTCTGTTGCTGGAATTGAATGTCAAACTTGTCACGGACCAGTTCAGGAATTTGAGATCATGAAGCAATACTCTAAATTAACAATGGGATGGTGTGTTGATTGCCATAGAAAAACTGATGTTAAGATGGAAGGTAACGCTTACTATGACAAAATTCATGCTGAGCTTTCTAAAAAATACGGTGTAGAGAAATTAACTGCAGCGCAAATGGGAGGTTTAGAATGTGGTAAATGCCACTATTAA
- a CDS encoding TAT-variant-translocated molybdopterin oxidoreductase: MSSNKKYWKSVEELENSSIVEALRNNEFVEEIPTDEFLGNADALSTSGTSRRDFLKYVGFSTAAVTLAACEGPVHKSIPYVLQPEQIIPGVADYYATTVFDGFDFANLLVKTREGRPIKIENNTIAGAKFAANARIHASILGLYDSGRLKEPKVDGKNSTWSAVDLKIKSSLADAKAKGGQVVLLTNTLASPSTEKLIAEFIAKNPNAKHVVYDAVSSSEALDAFESVYGQRALVDYDFSKASLIVSVGADFLGDWQGGGYDSGYAKGRIPQNGKMSRHFQFESNMTLSGAAADKRVPMTSAVQKQALVQIYNIITGASVPVALDGNVKAEVVKAAQQLKAAGSKGVLVSGIEDKNAQLLVLAINQVLASEAFSTAGARQIRKGSNAVVSQLIKDLNAGSVHTLIMSGVNPVYTLADSAAFVSGLKKVKTSVVFALKEDETASIVNVAAPAPHYLESWGDVEITSGTYSLTQPTIRPIFNTKQFQDVLLSLNGAAGTFYDYLKANSGIFTAGSSWNKVLHDGVAVVGSTALSGGAIDAASAANAVAKSKSAGEYELVLYTKTGLGDGQHANNPWLQEFPDPITRVSWDNYVTVSNADAKKLGLSNEIVANGGLNGSYATITVDGVKLENVPVIVQPGQAVGTVGLALGYGRKASLKEEMQVGLNAYALYKGFNGVQSVSIVKAGGEHEFACVQGQKTLMGRGDIIKETTLEVFNTKDAEHWNEKPMVSLDHQEVEATTVDLWESFDRTTGHHFNLSIDLNACTGCGACVIACHAENNVPVVGKAEVRRSRDMHWLRIDRYYSSESTFEGDNERKEGIAGLSSSLSTFNEMEKPGDNPQVAFQPVMCQHCNHAPCETVCPVAATSHGRQGQNHMAYNRCVGTRYCANNCPYKVRRFNWFLYNKNSEFDYHMNDDLGRMVLNPDVNVRSRGVMEKCSFCIQSTQAVILQAKREGRVVAKDEFNNACACSAACSSGAMVFGDVNDKESEVAKLAESERAYHLLEHVGTKPNVFYHVKVRNT; encoded by the coding sequence ATGTCATCAAACAAAAAATACTGGAAAAGTGTTGAAGAGCTAGAAAATAGCTCTATTGTTGAGGCGCTTAGAAATAACGAATTTGTTGAAGAAATTCCTACTGATGAGTTTTTAGGTAATGCTGATGCTTTATCTACATCAGGAACTTCACGTCGTGACTTTTTAAAGTACGTAGGGTTTAGTACTGCAGCTGTTACTTTGGCTGCTTGCGAAGGTCCAGTTCACAAGTCTATCCCTTATGTTTTACAACCAGAACAAATCATTCCTGGTGTTGCGGATTATTATGCAACTACTGTTTTTGATGGTTTTGATTTTGCTAACCTTTTGGTTAAAACTCGTGAGGGTCGTCCAATTAAAATTGAAAACAATACAATTGCTGGTGCTAAATTTGCAGCGAATGCAAGAATTCATGCTTCTATTTTAGGATTGTATGATAGTGGTCGTTTAAAAGAGCCTAAAGTAGATGGTAAAAATTCTACTTGGTCAGCAGTTGATTTAAAAATTAAATCAAGCTTAGCTGATGCAAAAGCTAAAGGAGGACAAGTTGTATTATTGACTAATACTTTAGCTAGTCCATCTACAGAAAAGTTAATTGCTGAATTTATTGCTAAAAATCCAAATGCAAAACATGTGGTTTATGATGCAGTTTCTTCATCAGAAGCTTTAGATGCTTTTGAATCAGTTTATGGTCAAAGAGCTTTAGTTGATTACGATTTTTCGAAAGCTTCATTAATCGTATCTGTTGGTGCTGATTTCTTAGGAGACTGGCAAGGTGGTGGATATGATTCTGGATATGCAAAAGGCCGTATTCCTCAAAATGGAAAAATGTCTCGTCATTTTCAGTTTGAATCAAACATGACATTGTCTGGAGCGGCTGCTGATAAGCGTGTTCCGATGACTAGTGCTGTTCAAAAACAGGCTTTAGTTCAAATTTATAATATTATTACAGGTGCTTCTGTTCCTGTTGCTTTAGACGGAAACGTTAAGGCTGAAGTAGTAAAAGCTGCACAACAGCTTAAAGCTGCTGGATCAAAAGGAGTTTTAGTATCTGGAATTGAAGATAAAAATGCTCAATTATTAGTTTTAGCTATCAATCAAGTATTAGCTAGCGAAGCTTTTAGTACTGCAGGAGCAAGACAAATTAGAAAAGGTTCTAATGCTGTTGTTTCGCAGTTGATTAAAGATTTGAATGCAGGAAGTGTTCATACTTTAATTATGAGTGGTGTTAATCCGGTTTATACATTAGCTGATTCTGCTGCTTTTGTTTCTGGATTGAAAAAAGTTAAAACTTCTGTTGTTTTTGCATTAAAAGAAGATGAGACTGCATCAATTGTAAATGTTGCAGCTCCAGCTCCTCATTATTTAGAGTCTTGGGGTGATGTTGAAATTACAAGCGGAACTTATAGTTTAACTCAACCAACTATCCGTCCTATTTTCAATACAAAACAATTTCAAGATGTTTTATTGTCATTAAATGGTGCTGCTGGTACTTTTTATGATTACTTAAAAGCTAACTCAGGAATATTTACTGCAGGTTCTTCTTGGAATAAAGTTTTGCATGATGGTGTAGCTGTTGTAGGATCTACAGCATTATCTGGAGGAGCTATTGATGCTGCTTCTGCTGCAAATGCTGTTGCTAAATCTAAATCAGCTGGAGAGTATGAGTTAGTGTTATACACTAAAACAGGTTTAGGAGACGGACAACATGCAAACAATCCTTGGTTGCAAGAGTTTCCAGATCCAATTACAAGAGTTTCTTGGGATAACTATGTTACAGTTTCTAATGCAGATGCTAAAAAACTTGGTTTGTCAAACGAAATTGTTGCAAACGGAGGTTTAAATGGTAGTTATGCTACTATTACTGTTGACGGAGTTAAATTAGAAAATGTACCGGTTATCGTTCAGCCAGGTCAAGCGGTTGGTACTGTTGGTCTAGCTCTCGGATATGGACGTAAAGCTTCTCTAAAAGAAGAAATGCAAGTAGGTTTAAATGCTTACGCTTTATATAAAGGATTTAATGGAGTACAATCTGTATCTATAGTAAAGGCTGGAGGAGAACATGAATTTGCTTGTGTTCAAGGTCAGAAAACATTAATGGGTAGAGGAGATATCATTAAAGAAACTACTTTAGAAGTATTTAATACTAAAGATGCAGAACATTGGAATGAAAAGCCAATGGTATCTTTAGATCACCAAGAAGTTGAGGCAACAACTGTTGACTTATGGGAATCCTTTGATCGTACTACGGGTCACCACTTCAACTTATCAATTGACTTAAATGCTTGTACTGGATGTGGTGCTTGTGTTATTGCTTGTCATGCTGAAAACAACGTTCCAGTTGTAGGTAAAGCTGAAGTTAGAAGAAGCCGTGATATGCACTGGTTGCGCATCGATAGATACTATTCTTCTGAAAGTACATTTGAAGGTGATAATGAAAGAAAAGAAGGAATCGCTGGTTTATCAAGTTCATTATCTACATTTAATGAAATGGAAAAACCTGGAGATAATCCACAGGTAGCATTCCAACCAGTAATGTGTCAGCACTGTAACCACGCACCTTGTGAAACAGTTTGTCCTGTTGCTGCTACATCTCATGGTCGTCAAGGTCAAAACCATATGGCATACAACAGATGTGTTGGTACTCGTTACTGTGCAAATAACTGTCCTTATAAAGTACGTCGTTTTAACTGGTTCTTGTATAACAAAAACAGCGAATTCGATTATCATATGAATGACGATTTAGGTCGTATGGTGTTAAACCCAGACGTAAACGTTCGTTCTCGTGGAGTTATGGAAAAATGTTCTTTCTGTATCCAAAGTACTCAAGCTGTAATTCTTCAAGCAAAACGTGAAGGTAGAGTAGTGGCAAAAGATGAGTTCAACAATGCTTGTGCTTGTTCTGCTGCTTGTTCTTCTGGAGCTATGGTTTTTGGAGATGTTAATGATAAAGAAAGTGAAGTTGCTAAACTTGCTGAAAGCGAAAGAGCTTATCACTTATTAGAGCATGTGGGTACAAAACCAAATGTTTTCTATCATGTAAAAGTTAGAAATACTTAG
- the nrfD gene encoding NrfD/PsrC family molybdoenzyme membrane anchor subunit → MSSHYEAPIRKPLVIGDKSYHDVTVDVAAPVEGPANKQWWIVFTIALVAFLWGLGCIIYTVSTGIGTWGLNKTVGWAWDITNFVWWVGIGHAGTLISAVLLLFRQRWRMAINRSAEAMTIFSVVQAGLFPIIHMGRPWLAYWVLPIPNQFGSLWVNFNSPLLWDVFAISTYLSVSLVFWWTGLLPDFAMLRDRAITPFNKRVYSILSFGWSGRAKDWQRFEEVSLVLAGLATPLVLSVHTIVSMDFATSVIPGWHTTIFPPYFVAGAVFSGFAMVNTLLIVMRKVSNLEAYITLQHIELMNIIIMITGSIVGVAYITELFVAWYSGVEYEQYAFLNRATGPYWWAYWSMMTCNVFSPQFMWFKKLRTSIMFSFIISIVVNIGMWFERFVIIVTSLHRDYLPSSWTMFSPTFVDIGIFIGTIGFFFVLFLLYSRTFPVIAQAEVKTILKGTGDNYIRERANSKDSHHE, encoded by the coding sequence ATGTCGTCTCATTACGAAGCACCCATTAGAAAACCTTTAGTTATAGGTGATAAATCATATCACGATGTAACTGTAGATGTGGCAGCGCCTGTTGAAGGACCTGCAAATAAACAATGGTGGATTGTATTTACAATCGCATTAGTAGCCTTCCTTTGGGGGTTAGGTTGTATAATTTACACCGTATCTACCGGTATCGGAACATGGGGATTAAATAAAACAGTTGGTTGGGCTTGGGATATCACTAACTTCGTTTGGTGGGTAGGTATTGGTCACGCCGGAACATTAATTTCTGCGGTATTATTACTTTTCCGTCAACGTTGGAGAATGGCTATTAACCGTTCTGCAGAAGCAATGACTATCTTCTCGGTAGTTCAAGCGGGGCTATTTCCAATCATTCACATGGGACGTCCATGGTTAGCATACTGGGTATTGCCTATTCCAAACCAGTTTGGATCTCTTTGGGTAAACTTTAACTCACCATTACTTTGGGACGTATTTGCGATTTCAACGTATCTTTCAGTATCATTAGTTTTCTGGTGGACTGGTTTATTACCTGACTTTGCAATGCTTCGTGATAGAGCTATAACTCCATTTAACAAAAGAGTTTATTCTATTTTAAGTTTTGGATGGAGCGGTAGAGCAAAAGACTGGCAGCGTTTTGAAGAGGTGTCTTTAGTGTTAGCTGGTTTAGCGACTCCACTTGTACTTTCTGTACACACAATTGTATCTATGGACTTTGCTACTTCTGTAATTCCTGGATGGCATACAACAATTTTCCCTCCATACTTCGTTGCTGGAGCGGTTTTCTCTGGATTCGCGATGGTAAATACATTGTTGATTGTTATGAGAAAAGTTTCTAATCTTGAAGCATACATTACGTTACAGCATATTGAGTTAATGAATATCATTATCATGATTACTGGATCTATTGTTGGTGTAGCTTACATTACTGAGCTGTTCGTAGCTTGGTATTCAGGAGTAGAGTATGAGCAATATGCATTTTTAAACAGAGCTACTGGACCTTACTGGTGGGCATATTGGTCGATGATGACATGTAATGTGTTCTCTCCTCAGTTCATGTGGTTCAAAAAATTAAGAACAAGTATCATGTTCTCATTCATTATTTCGATTGTTGTAAACATCGGTATGTGGTTCGAAAGATTTGTAATTATTGTTACTTCTTTACATAGAGATTACCTTCCATCTTCGTGGACAATGTTCTCACCAACATTTGTTGATATTGGAATTTTCATTGGAACAATTGGTTTCTTCTTCGTATTGTTTTTATTGTATTCAAGAACTTTCCCTGTAATTGCTCAGGCAGAGGTTAAAACAATTTTGAAAGGAACAGGAGATAATTATATTAGAGAAAGAGCAAACAGTAAAGATTCACATCATGAGTAA
- a CDS encoding DUF3341 domain-containing protein: MSNKVIYAIYNDDDVLMDAVKKTRAAHHHIEEVFTPFPVHGLDKAMGLAPTRLAICAFLYGCVGISVATTMMSYIMIHDWPQDIGGKPSFSFIQNMPSFVPIMFEMTVFFAAHLMVITFYMRSRLWPFKEAENPDVRTTDDHFLMEVSVNDNETELVSFFEATGAVEVKVIEKN; encoded by the coding sequence ATGAGTAATAAAGTTATATACGCCATTTATAATGACGATGACGTTTTGATGGATGCAGTAAAGAAAACTAGAGCTGCTCATCATCATATTGAGGAGGTTTTTACTCCATTCCCAGTTCACGGATTGGATAAAGCAATGGGATTAGCACCAACAAGATTAGCAATATGTGCTTTTTTATATGGATGTGTTGGTATCTCTGTTGCAACAACAATGATGTCTTATATCATGATTCATGATTGGCCTCAAGATATTGGAGGTAAACCAAGTTTTAGTTTTATTCAAAACATGCCTTCATTCGTGCCAATTATGTTTGAGATGACTGTATTTTTTGCAGCTCACTTAATGGTAATTACTTTTTACATGAGAAGTAGATTATGGCCATTTAAAGAAGCAGAAAATCCAGATGTAAGAACAACGGATGATCACTTCTTAATGGAAGTTTCAGTAAATGATAACGAGACAGAATTGGTTTCTTTTTTCGAAGCAACTGGTGCTGTTGAAGTTAAAGTAATAGAAAAGAATTAA
- a CDS encoding c-type cytochrome: protein MKRIYKITLLVGITILVSSCHNNSAPNYQYFPNMYESVAYEPYTEAKIFKGGKEGQLPVAGTINRGFEPYEYENSTAGYELAKANLKSPLDSIERNSGKGKELFEIYCISCHGATGNGKGKLVEREKFLGVPSYKDREITEGSIFHVETYGLNAMGSHANQLSAHERWLVADYVLKLKSQL, encoded by the coding sequence ATGAAAAGGATATATAAAATAACACTTTTAGTTGGTATAACTATTTTAGTTTCTTCTTGCCACAATAATTCGGCACCGAACTATCAGTATTTTCCAAATATGTATGAGTCTGTTGCTTATGAGCCATACACAGAAGCAAAAATATTTAAAGGAGGAAAAGAAGGACAGCTTCCTGTTGCAGGAACTATTAATAGAGGTTTTGAGCCTTACGAATATGAAAATTCAACTGCTGGTTACGAATTAGCAAAAGCTAATTTAAAATCTCCTTTGGATTCTATTGAGAGAAATTCTGGAAAAGGAAAAGAACTTTTCGAAATTTACTGTATCAGCTGTCATGGTGCAACTGGTAACGGTAAAGGTAAATTGGTTGAAAGAGAAAAATTTCTTGGGGTACCTAGCTATAAAGACAGAGAAATCACTGAGGGAAGTATCTTTCACGTTGAGACTTATGGTTTGAATGCAATGGGTTCACATGCAAATCAATTAAGTGCTCACGAACGTTGGTTAGTTGCTGACTATGTTCTGAAACTAAAAAGCCAATTATAA